The following coding sequences are from one Amyelois transitella isolate CPQ chromosome 23, ilAmyTran1.1, whole genome shotgun sequence window:
- the LOC106130650 gene encoding cytochrome P450 4C1 translates to MIMLILFWMVCVVYSYFLWRQRAQDTDNEPPMLPGAWPIVGHAPHLIGDSSHLWKGVTDLANQSYEIGGVVSATIGPRTVYVITDPDDFLTVANTCLEKDGFYDFAKPWLGEGLVTGKLSIWKHHRKLLNPAFSQTVLDGFLHVFNRQARRLVHDLAAQVGKGPFDHWNYTKHNALETICLTALGVDFGDHTLLNNQYVVAAEEIFKTLVDRFQQFWLHSPQIFKFSAVKRTQDRCLKIVHNMSNTVLQRRKSELNGNILSERNTGKLTGLKFKAFMDLLLELSIEKGVFNDREIREHIDTMIVGGHDTSANVLMYTLVLIGSYPEVQKRIFEELHDVFGNSDRDVEKHDLSKLVYLEAVLKESMRLYTIVPVVARRLNCNVKLKNYTLAAGRTCFMFLFGIHRHPIWGEDGDKFKPERWLDPATLPDNPNAFAGFSIGRRMCIGKSYAYMSMKTTLAHVMRHYKLSGDHTKLQLKLDVMLKPSTGYFISIEKRKY, encoded by the exons ATGATTATGTTAATATTGTTTTGGATGGTATGTGTTGTGTACTCCTACTTCCTGTGGCGGCAGAGAGCCCAGGACACGGACAATGAGCCACCTATGTTACCCGGGGCTTGGCCTATCGTTGGACACGCACCGCATCTTATTGGTGATAGCAGTC ATTTATGGAAAGGAGTTACGGACCTGGCCAATCAGAGTTACGAGATCGGAGGAGTGGTGTCTGCAACCATTGGCCCTCGGACAGTCTACG tTATAACAGACCCAGATGATTTTCTGACCGTTGCTAATACATGCCTTGAGAAGGATGGTTTCTATGACTTCGCTAAACCGTGGCTCGGCGAAGGTTTAGTTACTGGAAAAC TTTCCATATGGAAGCACCATCGCAAACTCCTGAACCCAGCCTTCAGCCAGACAGTCCTGGACGGGTTTCTGCACGTGTTCAACAGGCAGGCTCGGAGGCTGGTCCATGATTTAGCCGCTCAGGTGGGCAAGGGCCCGTTTGACCACTGGAATTATACGAAGCACAACGCCTTGGAGACTATTTGCT TGACAGCCCTGGGTGTAGACTTCGGAGACCACACTCTCCTGAACAACCAATATGTGGTGGCTGCTGAGGAGATCTTCAAGACCCTGGTGGACCGTTTCCAGCAGTTCTGGCTTCATAGCCCACAGATCTTCAAGTTCAGTGCCGTCAAGAGGACTCAGGATAGGTGCTTGAAGATTGTGCATAATATGTCGAATACG GTACTTCAAAGGCGGAAGTCGGAGCTGAATGGAAACATTTTGTCTGAGAGAAATACAGGAAAGTTGACAG GTCTAAAATTCAAGGCGTTCATGGACCTTCTTCTGGAGCTGTCCATAGAGAAGGGAGTGTTCAATGACAGAGAGATCAGGGAACACATAGACACCATGATAGTTGGGGGTCATGACACGTCCGCTAACGTCCTCATGTACACCTTAGTCCTGATTGGCTCGTATCCGGAGGTGCAGAAGAGAATATTCGAGGA GTTACACGACGTATTCGGCAATTCGGACCGAGACGTGGAGAAACACGACCTGTCCAAACTGGTGTACCTGGAGGCGGTCCTGAAGGAGAGCATGAGGCTGTACACCATAGTGCCAGTGGTCGCCAGACGGCTGAACTGTAATGTTAAATTGA aaaattaCACTCTAGCAGCTGGCAGGACCTGCTTCATGTTCCTCTTCGGGATCCACCGGCACCCCATATGGGGTGAGGACGGGGACAAATTCAAGCCTGAGAGGTGGCTCGACCCCGCGACTTTACCTGATAACCCCAACGCGTTCGCCGGTTTCAGCATAGGCAGGAGAATGTGTATCG GTAAATCCTACGCCTACATGTCAATGAAAACGACTCTTGCGCACGTGATGCGGCATTACAAACTGAGCGGGGATCACACGAAACTGCAGCTGAAACTCGACGTGATGCTGAAACCATCTACTGGGTACTTCATCAGCATAGAGAAGAGGAAGTATTGA